In Vibrio sp. FE10, the following are encoded in one genomic region:
- a CDS encoding ATP-binding protein, giving the protein MQIRSSLKKKSMVALGLYLAMFIAIVGSVTYYVVESPVRAKLQQNLDLRTELLSSLITEPLSSSQGFVDSLVGFAQAHRNGEDVIPLFKSMLAASDDTIVSAGIWPEPYVLDSKKLLNSYFFNKADDGTIDQLFSYNNPKNAPYHEEYWYTSVVDEPQGTISWSDVYIDPYTHVRMITASSPYYYDGTFAGIATVDLSLEELLGFIKNHAEEYNLGITLRDKLNQVLVSHNFNLVEGIYISSSQFGEFGWQVDVVNSKSRVADEVFRQVMSIEGGIVPLLLLCVMAGYYLLNRYLISPITTIAAKVDGSKAGEIIDVDYSSDDEIGHLIKTFNEKTIYLEAEKVKAQASTNAKTAFLATLSHEIRTPMNGVLGTAQILLKTPLNPEQEKHLKSLYDSGDHMMTLLNEILDYSKIEQGRLDLDETRFPLDSIIGSINSVYYTLSSEKGLQFKVYSEVPSGRWYFSDKARLRQILFNLLNNAVKFTSRGFVEVYLKEIVEGSDTYLSIRVRDTGIGISKEAQKRIFKPFEQAESSTTRRFGGTGLGLAIVKKIAQLMDGSITVTSEEGIGTSFDVRLKIQPCQPGEIESLPHKKLDYSGLKVLIVEDNRTNTVIIETFMSSKGFTCKSVENGELAIQAVVAEHFDLVLMDNHMPVMDGVESTTAIRALIGDVSSVLIFGCTADVFKETRERMLGAGVDYIIAKPIDERELDDALFRYSNKLYQFHEEEGDNEQSDSANRDNNHDQAIHERESHGIAKHGIEKHELNWHNGNAPNAHPHGEKSQSRSLPKPDLRNKDNTEELLVTLYVALEDNNLELIQFALESLRVHVKPMNNAELTYQVDKALEQVSLGEPPSQDVINIITVNLPMA; this is encoded by the coding sequence ATGCAGATACGGTCATCTCTTAAGAAAAAAAGCATGGTAGCGCTTGGTTTATACCTTGCAATGTTTATTGCCATTGTCGGCAGTGTGACGTATTACGTCGTAGAATCCCCTGTGCGTGCCAAGTTACAACAAAACCTCGACTTGCGTACGGAGTTGTTATCCTCATTGATTACAGAGCCACTCAGCAGCTCTCAAGGCTTTGTTGATAGTTTAGTCGGCTTTGCTCAGGCGCATCGTAATGGCGAGGATGTCATCCCGCTGTTTAAGTCGATGCTGGCGGCGAGCGATGACACGATCGTCAGTGCGGGCATTTGGCCAGAACCTTACGTCTTAGATTCTAAGAAGCTGCTTAACAGCTATTTTTTCAACAAAGCTGACGATGGCACTATTGACCAGCTGTTTTCTTACAACAACCCTAAAAACGCTCCTTACCATGAAGAGTATTGGTACACGTCTGTTGTCGACGAGCCACAAGGAACCATCTCATGGAGTGATGTGTATATCGACCCATACACGCACGTTCGAATGATCACCGCTTCTTCCCCTTATTATTACGACGGAACCTTTGCCGGGATTGCGACGGTGGATCTCTCTCTTGAAGAGTTATTGGGTTTCATTAAAAACCACGCAGAAGAGTACAACCTCGGCATTACGCTGAGAGATAAACTCAACCAAGTCTTGGTCTCTCATAACTTCAATCTCGTTGAAGGGATCTACATCAGTAGCAGCCAATTTGGCGAGTTCGGTTGGCAAGTCGATGTGGTTAACTCAAAGTCACGTGTGGCAGATGAAGTCTTTCGTCAGGTGATGAGTATCGAGGGCGGTATTGTGCCGCTATTACTGCTGTGTGTAATGGCCGGTTATTACTTGTTGAATCGCTATTTGATTAGCCCGATAACAACCATTGCCGCTAAGGTCGATGGCTCTAAGGCGGGTGAGATCATCGATGTGGATTACTCCAGTGATGATGAAATCGGCCACTTGATTAAAACCTTCAACGAAAAGACCATTTACCTCGAAGCAGAAAAGGTCAAAGCTCAGGCATCAACCAATGCTAAAACTGCTTTCCTCGCGACCTTGTCACATGAAATTCGTACGCCTATGAATGGGGTATTGGGCACCGCTCAGATCCTGCTCAAAACGCCTCTAAATCCTGAACAAGAGAAGCATCTTAAGAGCTTGTACGATTCGGGCGATCATATGATGACTTTGCTCAATGAAATATTGGATTACTCAAAGATCGAGCAGGGCAGGTTAGATCTCGATGAGACTCGATTCCCGCTTGATTCGATCATCGGCAGTATTAACAGCGTCTACTACACATTGTCATCCGAGAAAGGACTTCAATTTAAAGTGTATTCGGAGGTGCCTTCTGGCCGTTGGTACTTCTCGGACAAGGCTCGCCTGCGCCAAATCTTGTTTAATCTACTGAACAACGCTGTGAAGTTCACTTCCAGAGGTTTTGTTGAGGTGTACCTGAAAGAAATTGTAGAAGGGAGCGACACCTACCTCAGTATTCGAGTTCGCGATACTGGCATTGGTATCTCAAAAGAAGCCCAAAAGCGTATCTTTAAGCCTTTTGAACAAGCCGAGTCGTCGACCACAAGACGCTTTGGCGGTACTGGTCTTGGCTTGGCGATTGTAAAGAAGATTGCTCAGCTCATGGATGGCAGTATTACCGTTACCAGTGAAGAGGGCATAGGAACGAGCTTCGATGTTCGACTGAAGATACAACCTTGTCAGCCTGGCGAGATCGAGAGCTTGCCACATAAGAAGTTGGATTACTCTGGCTTGAAAGTGTTGATTGTAGAAGATAACCGAACCAATACCGTCATCATCGAAACCTTTATGAGCAGTAAAGGGTTCACGTGTAAAAGTGTAGAAAATGGTGAGCTGGCCATACAAGCCGTCGTTGCTGAGCACTTTGATTTGGTGTTGATGGATAACCATATGCCAGTGATGGATGGTGTGGAATCAACAACCGCGATTCGCGCTCTAATTGGCGATGTTTCATCTGTCTTGATATTTGGTTGTACTGCTGATGTCTTCAAAGAGACTCGTGAACGTATGCTCGGCGCCGGTGTGGATTACATTATTGCAAAACCAATCGATGAGCGAGAGCTTGATGACGCCTTATTCCGTTATTCAAACAAGCTTTACCAGTTCCACGAGGAAGAGGGCGATAATGAACAAAGTGACAGTGCTAATCGCGACAACAACCATGATCAAGCTATTCATGAAAGAGAAAGTCATGGAATAGCAAAACATGGAATAGAGAAACACGAATTAAACTGGCATAACGGAAATGCTCCCAATGCACATCCTCATGGGGAAAAAAGCCAAAGCCGTTCGCTGCCTAAACCTGATCTGCGAAACAAAGACAATACAGAAGAACTCCTGGTCACGCTCTACGTGGCGCTCGAAGACAATAATCTAGAGTTGATTCAATTTGCATTAGAGAGCCTGCGTGTTCACGTTAAGCCTATGAACAATGCTGAACTGACCTATCAAGTTGATAAGGCACTAGAACAGGTTTCTTTGGGAGAGCCCCCTTCTCAAGATGTCATCAATATCATTACTGTAAATCTACCTATGGCCTAG
- a CDS encoding UPF0149 family protein: protein MTLQDILALPELEGKLITEHKTMGFVTAMAAAPNVLTPHEWLPFLWGGEEVAPFTDGEQLESYIEVIITLWNKTRPELIEGTWVWPEACQLDDAEVVNTAARDFCEGLLQGWQIARDDWETLMPEENEDNALVGGVLLSLSMLYDPETSIATLAEQGIEGLEQFEEIFNAVPVMLCGLTQRGIALAEAQ from the coding sequence TTGACCTTACAAGATATTCTTGCGCTTCCAGAGTTGGAAGGAAAGCTAATCACAGAACACAAAACCATGGGATTTGTCACTGCAATGGCAGCGGCGCCTAATGTGTTAACACCGCATGAGTGGCTACCGTTCCTTTGGGGTGGCGAAGAAGTTGCTCCATTTACAGACGGTGAACAACTTGAAAGCTACATTGAAGTTATCATCACGCTTTGGAATAAAACACGTCCTGAGCTAATCGAAGGTACTTGGGTTTGGCCTGAAGCTTGCCAATTGGATGATGCAGAAGTGGTGAACACTGCTGCCCGTGATTTCTGTGAAGGCTTACTTCAAGGCTGGCAGATCGCCCGTGATGACTGGGAAACACTTATGCCTGAAGAGAACGAAGACAACGCACTTGTCGGTGGTGTATTACTTTCTCTAAGTATGCTTTACGATCCAGAAACGTCAATTGCAACGCTTGCAGAACAAGGCATTGAAGGCCTAGAGCAATTCGAAGAGATCTTCAACGCAGTTCCAGTGATGCTTTGCGGTCTAACGCAGCGTGGTATCGCACTAGCAGAAGCTCAATAA